A window of the Vespa crabro chromosome 8, iyVesCrab1.2, whole genome shotgun sequence genome harbors these coding sequences:
- the LOC124426268 gene encoding bifunctional glutamate/proline--tRNA ligase, which yields MMLKLKVNANNPPIDALITIEAVNYEKKEIDIVWCNDWKGNENLKLLDFNDQLLAESGNEVVRYIGRTIAKDLYGNLDIRGRTEVDHWLSFAIGPLCQSPVKNETLSYLNKILMTNTWFVNKKLTAADISIFCALLNLLYLEKYEKLYPCVTRWYKQMLSLPAVIQALSSIKDNKITTVNIIQVKETMNKKIGARKQEGKFIDLPGAEMGKVVVRFPPEASGYLHIGHAKAALLNQYYAETFKGQLIMRFDDTNPAKENLEFEEAILEDIRLLNIKPDRFTYTSDYFDSMLDYCTKLIKDGKAFIDDTPSLLMKEQRDQKLKSVNRDNSIEKNLELWNEMQKGTAKGQECCVRAKIDYESVNGCLRDPTIYRCKPEPHPRTGTKYKVYPTYDFACPIVDAVENVTHTLRTTEYHDRDVQYYWIIESLGLRRPHIWEYSRLNMTNTVLSKRKLTWFVEEGLVDGWDDPRFPTVRGILRRGMTVDGLKQFIIAQGSSRSVVFMEWDKIWAFNKKVIDPIAIRYTALDYNETVPVNVLDSKEEWVTVRNHPKDPSLGTKRVRVGSKILIEKDDAEALVEGQNATFVNWGNLKIEAVHKKNGVIESVDAKLNLSDENYKNTLKITWLPAPQNFKDLIPCYAVYFDHIISKPVLGKDDDFKDYVAKDTRVEIRMLGEAELHKVKKGEIIQLQRKGFFRCDVPYAGISPFCCKEQSLILFHIPDGHTASKSVKANVNSKSNVAKTEQKDVNIIIDKIIIQSSEEIQKQGDKVRQLKTAKASKDIIDQEVKILLNLKSEYKTATGQEWKPVNSEQTNATINSASANKTNDKLSEEIQKQGDKVRQLKTAKASKDIIDQEVKILLNLKSEYKTATGQEWKPVKSEQTNATINSASANKTNEKLSEEIQKQGDKVRQLKTAKTSKDIIDQEVKILLNLKSEYKTATGQEWKPVKSEQTNATLNSASANKTNEKLSEEIQKQGDKVRQLKTAKASKDIIDQEVKILLNLKSEYKTATGQEWKPVKSEQTNATINSASANKTNEKLSEEIQKQGDKVRQLKTAKTSKDIIDQEVKILLNLKSEYKTATGQEWKPVKSEQTNATLNSASANKTNEKLSEEIQKQGDKVRQLKTAKASKDIIDQEVKILLNLKSEYKTATGQEWKPDKSQTNSSELCTKSENKEFTNEDKISVEIQTQGDKIRQLKSSKAEQSIIDKEVKILLNLKNDYKTITGLDWKPKIEMTPKKKKKDDPAKSEKKFYKDMTNNETKIKDTDVNKTGTRLGLEVKKEENFADWYSQVITKSGMIEYYDVSGCYILRPWSYTIWKTIKEHFDKQITKLGVQECYFPIFVTRAALEKEKAHIADFAPEVAWVTKCGDSDIAEPIAIRPTSETVMYPAYSKWLRSDTELPLRLNQWSNVVRWEFKDPKPFLRTREFLWQEGHTAFANKEDAEKEVLIILDMYANIYEDLLAVPVIKGRKTEKEKFAGGDYTTTVEAFISTSGRAIQGATSHHLGQNFSKMFNIQVEGAVEGKEKIYVYQNSWGMTTRTIGVMIMVHGDDKGLVLPPNVASIQAIIIPCGITATTTVQQRDQLMSECLKLENDLNKDESLRVKSDYGNNRTPGWKFNHWELKGVPVRIELGPKDLEKNQVTFVRRDNYQKVTASRAEAVVFLRNLLTEIQSSMLKKARKNLEDHIKKVEEWEQFSVELNKKNLLLSPFCGEPLCEDNIKTDSARDDAGEEAGALSMGAKSLCIPFEQPQTSILLDNLKCIHPSCKNKPKFYTLFGRSY from the exons ATGATGTTGAAACTAAAAGTCAATGCTAATAATCCACCAATAG atgcattaataacaatcgaagcagttaattatgaaaaaaaagagatcgatATAGTATGGTGCAATGATTGGAAAGGCAATGAAAATCTTAAATTATTAGATTTCAACGATCAATTGTTAGCAGAAAGTGGCAACGAAGTTGTCCGTTATATAGGTAGAACTATTGCTAAGGATCTATATG gtAATTTAGATATTCGTGGCAGGACAGAAGTAGATCATTGGTTGTCATTTGCTATAGGACCATTATGTCAATCACCAGTCAAAAATGAaactctttcttatttaaataaaatattaatgacaaatacatggtttgtaaataaaaaattaacagCAGCAGACATTTCTATTTTCTGTgctcttttaaatttattatatttggaaaagtatgaaaaattataccCTTGTGTGACCAGATGGTATAAACAAATGCTTTCACTGCCAGCTGTTATACAAGCATTGTCCtccattaaagataataaaataacaacagtaaatattatacaagttaaagaaacaatgaataagaaaatagGTGCGAGAAAACAAGAGggtaaatttattgatttaccAGGGGCAGAAATGGGAAAA GTCGTTGTACGTTTTCCACCAGAAGCAAGTGGTTATCTACACATCGGTCATGCTAAGGCAGCACTTTTGAATCAGTATTATGCAGAAACTTTTAAAGGTCAATTAATTATGAGATTTGATGATACAAATCctgcaaaagaaaatttagagTTTGAAGAAGCTATACTAGAagatataagattattaaatattaagcCTGATCGATTCACTTATACATCAGATTATTTTGATTCAATGCTTGATTATTGTACGAAGTTAATTAAAGATGGTAAAGCATTTATAGATGATACACCTAGTTTACTTATGAAAGAACAACGTGATCAAAAGCTGAAGTCCGTAAACAGAGATAATT ctATTGAGAAAAATCTGGAATTGTGGAATGAAATGCAGAAAGGTACTGCGAAAGGTCAAGAATGCTGTGTACGAGCTAAAATAGATTATGAATCAGTAAATGGATGCTTACGAGATCCAACAATTTATAGATGCAAACCAGAACCACATCCCCGTACTGGAACAAAATacaa AGTATACCCAACATATGATTTTGCCTGCCCAATAGTGGATGCTGTTGAAAATGTCACACACACATTACGTACAACTGAATATCACGATAGAGATGTTCAATATTATTGGATAATTGAGTCATTAGGATTACGTAGGCCACATATATGGGAATATTCGCGTTTAAATATGACAAATACTGTTTTATCTAAACGTAAATTAACATGGTTTGTGGAAGAAGGTTTAGTAGATGGTTGGGACGATCCACGTTTTCCTACTGTAAGAGGTATCTTGAGAAGAGGTATGACCGTAGATGGTTTGAAACAATTCATTATTGCACAAGGCAGTTCTAGATCAGTTGTTTTCATGGAATGGGATAAGATATGGGCTTTCAATAAGAAAGTAATTGATCCAATTGCCATTAG gtACACTGCATTGGATTACAATGAAACTGTTCCAGTTAATGTTTTGGATAGCAAAGAAGAATGGGTGACTGTTCGAAACCATCCAAAAGATCCATCGTTAGGTACTAAACGTGTACGAGTAGGTTCAAAAAtattgatagaaaaagatgatgCAGAAGCACTAGTTGAAGGACAAAATGCAACATTCGTTAACTGGggtaatttaaaaattgaagCAGTACATAAAAAGAATGGTGTTATTGAGAGTGTAGATGCTAAACTTAATTTAAGTGATGAGAACTACAAAAATACATTAAAGATTACTTGGCTACCTGCACCACAAAATTTTAAGGATTTAATACCATGTTATGCTGTTTATTTTGACCATATTATAAGTAAGCCAGTTTTGGGAAAAGATGATGATTTCAAAGATTATGTGGCCAAAGATACAAGA GTAGAAATACGAATGTTGGGTGAGGCAGAATTACATAAAGtgaaaaaaggggaaataaTTCAATTGCAAAGAAAAGGATTTTTCAGATGCGATGTACCCTACGCTGGCATAAGTCCTTTCTGTTGCAAAGAACAATCTTTAATTCTATTTCATATACCAGATGGTCATACTGCTTCTAAATCTGTAAAGGCAAACGTTAATAGTAAATCAAATGTtgcaaaa ACTGAACAAAAAGatgtgaatataataattgataaaattattattcaaagttctgaagaaatacaaaaacaagGTGATAAAGTAAGACAATTAAAAACTGCAAAAGCAAGTAAGGACATAATTGATCAAGaagtaaaaattcttttaaatttaaaatctgAATACAAAACTGCAACAGGCCAAGAATGGAAACCAGTCAATTCTGAACAAACTAATGCAACCATAAATTCAGCATCTGCGAATAAAACCAATGACAAGCTATctgaagaaatacaaaaacaagGTGATAAAGTAAGACAATTAAAGACTGCAAAAGCAAGCAAGGATATAATTGATCAAGaagtaaaaattcttttaaatttaaaatctgAATACAAAACTGCAACAGGCCAAGAATGGAAACCAGTCAAGTCTGAACAAACTAATGCAACCATAAATTCAGCATCTGCGAATAAAACCAATGAGAAGCTATctgaagaaatacaaaaacaagGTGATAAAGTAAGACAATTAAAGACTGCAAAAACAAGCAAGGATATAATTGATCAAGaagtaaaaattcttttaaatttaaaatctgAATACAAAACTGCAACAGGCCAAGAATGGAAACCAGTCAAGTCTGAACAAACTAATGCAACCCTAAATTCAGCATCTGCGAATAAAACCAATGAGAAGCTATctgaagaaatacaaaaacaagGTGATAAAGTAAGACAATTAAAGACTGCAAAAGCAAGTAAGGATATAATTGATCAAGaagtaaaaattcttttaaatttaaaatctgAATACAAAACTGCAACAGGCCAAGAATGGAAACCAGTCAAGTCTGAACAAACTAATGCAACCATAAATTCAGCATCTGCGAATAAAACCAATGAGAAGCTATctgaagaaatacaaaaacaagGTGATAAAGTAAGACAATTAAAGACTGCAAAAACAAGCAAGGATATAATTGATCAAGaagtaaaaattcttttaaatttaaaatctgAATACAAAACTGCAACAGGCCAAGAATGGAAACCAGTCAAGTCTGAACAAACTAATGCAACCCTAAATTCAGCATCTGCGAATAAAACCAATGAGAAGTTATctgaagaaatacaaaaacaagGTGATAAAGTAAGACAATTAAAGACTGCAAAAGCAAGCAAGGATATAATTGATCAAGaagtaaaaattcttttaaatttaaaatctgAATACAAAACTGCAACAGGCCAAGAATGGAAACCAGATAAATCTCAAACAAATAGCTCTGAATTGTGTACAAAATCAGAGAATAAGGAATTTacaaatgaagataaaatatcAGTAGAAATACAAACACAAGGCGATAAAATAAGGCAATTAAAAAGTTCAAAAGCAGAACAATCTATTATTgataaagaagtaaaaattcttttaaatttgaaaaatgattataaaacaataactgGTCTTGATTGGAAGCCAAAGATTGAGATGAcacctaaaaagaaaaagaaagatgatcctgcaaaaagtgaaaaaaaattttataaagatatgacaaataatgaaacaaaaattaaagataCAGATGTTAATAAAACTGGGACAAGATTAGGAttagaagtaaagaaagaagaaaattttgctGATTGGTATTCTCAAGTTATTACAAAGAGTGGAATGATCGAATATTATGATGTATCAGgttgttatattcttcgtcCATGGAGTTATACGATTTGGAAGACGATAAAGGAACACTTTGATAAACAGATAACAAAATTAGGGGTACAAGAATgttattttccaatttttgTTACACGAGCAGcacttgagaaagaaaaagcccATATTGCAGATTTTGCTCCAGAAGTTGCATGGGTTACCAAATGTGGAGATTCTGATATTGCAGAACCTATTGCTATTCGACCTACTTCAGAAACAGTCATGTATCCAGCATATTCTAAATGGTTAAGGTCAGACACAGAACTTCCACTCAGACTCAATCAATGGAGTAACGTTGTG agATGGGAGTTCAAAGATCCTAAACCATTTTTACGTACCAGGGAATTTTTATGGCAAGAAGGACATACAGCTTTTGCTAATAAAGAGGATGCTGAAAAAgaagttttaataattttagataTGTATGCTAACATATATGAAGACTTACTAGCTGTACCAGTAATTAAAGGACGTAaaactgaaaaagaaaaatttgctgGTGGTGACTATACAACTACTGTAGAAGCATTTATTTCAACTAGTGGAAGAGCAATACAAGGTGCTACTAGTCATCATCTTGgacaaaatttttcaaaaatgtttaatattcaGGTTGAAGGGGCAGttgagggaaaagaaaagatttacgTTTATCAGAACTCTTGGGGTATGACTACTCGTACTATTGGAGTtatgataatg GTACATGGAGATGACAAAGGTTTAGTATTACCGCCAAATGTAGCTTCAATTCAAGCTATAATTATACCATGTGGTATTACTGCAACTACTACTGTACAACAGAGAGATCAGTTGATGTCAGAATGCCTTAAActagaaaatgatttaaataaagatGAGTCTCTTAGAGTTAAATCTGATTATGGAAATAATCGTACCCCAGGATGGAAATTTAATCATTGGGAATTGAAAGGTGTACCTGTGAGGATTGAATTAGGTCCCAAAGATCTGGAAAAAAATCAAGTGACATTTGTACGTAGAGACAACTATCAGAAAGTGACAGCAAGTAGAGCGGAAGCAGTAGTTTTTTTACGCAATTTACTTACTGAGATACAATCTAGTATGCTTAAAAA agcaagaaagaatttagaagatcatattaaaaaagtagaagaatgGGAACAGTTTTCTgtggaattaaataaaaaaaatttattactatcACCATTTTGTGGAGAACCATT